The genomic segment GAAGCTTTTAATCTGCCCATAAGGCTTGTGCTTCATGTTCTTCGACATCAAAGCAACTCTAATCACCATCTATGCCTATCGTACCTCTTGAGAAAGAATTGAGGCTATGGATACCAAATGATGCAACGAGTTGGATAGGGTTGACCAATGCTCATGCCAAAACCATGGCAACAAGGGGAAAACCCCAGATACATGACTCTTAAAACTCTATTTCAATATTCAATTCTCAAAAGTTCGTCTTACAATAAAGCAAGAGGGGCATTTACAGTGCCATCACAAAGATAATATCATAAactaaataataaaataacaaacccaAATAACAAATTAACAAATCTAAAATAAAAACACACCATAAATCTTCTAAACTATTCTCACTACTTCACTAGGTAAGCATGATTTTAGACTAGACAATAAGCTTATCAGAATAAAAGAGACTCCTTTACCAATTTTTGATGTAATGGCTTTGTAGTCAAAACTCTCCAACAGTATCCCTGATTCATGTTCATCATCATGGATGAACTATGCATACGGGGACCCTTGTCCCTTGGGTGTGTGTGTTTGCCACTCAGTCTCACATTGGTTATGTGTGTGGATTGTAAGTGACATTTATGCTCAATCCTACTACCACTCTTTAACTCTATGATTGAGTTTTGAGATGTGGATTCTTGTAGGCTCTTGgggtttataaaaaaaaaaatattgtgcaTATTCTTTGGGTGATTGAAGAACGTGTTTGGCTAGAGATTTCATTTCTTTTTTTAGGCTGCTTAGTTTTAAAGGttgtataatattattattattatttccataaaaataaaatggaatagatatatatatatatatttttaatatatttaatttgcaaaattaaacaaaactaattttTAACTAAATCTGTCAGTGCACGTGGCATCTTTTGTAAGTAAAGTTCTAATGGATGAAATTTACAAAATTGGACCCacctcttttatttttattttctctctaccCATCAAAGGTATAGTCATTATTTCTAAATTTCACCCACATTTTCTCTTATTTTAGATTTAGGTAAAGTGGAAGCAAAACCCTAACTTGCAGAAAACAGAGAGAGACATGAGTATTCGACCGTTGGATTTGGTTACGCCAACTGAGACTTTAGAAATAGAAAACGGACTCTCGCTTGTGCCGCGCCTGAGGTTGAACCTCACGGTGTTCCCGGCGAGCCCTTCGGTGACGAAACCCATTGACGAGTGGAAGGTGAAGCGAACCTTAATAGACTTCCTCAAGACCTCTCTATCCGTCCCCATCACCGTCCCTGAGGAAGATCTTCAGATCAAACGGTTCAAGGACCTTAAGAAACGAAAGCGTGATGACCCTTTGGCTTTCGGCTCCCTCTTCATTCGCGACCTTGGGTTTATCAAGaagaataaagatgaagaagaggacctgaaggccatggaggagaagttCTTGCATTGGAGAAGGTACATTGTTGACAAGATGGATGGAATCGACTTGAATATCGAAGGCTTGAAGTTCAACCTAAACGTAGCCATTCCGGCGTCTGATGATTTCCAAGGTATGAAGAAAGATTGGGAGGACTACTTCGTTTTTGGGAATCGAGGtatgttatttattattattattattattattattattattatgccttTCATGGCTTTTCTATGAGTTGAGTGAGCTTGAGAGTGAATTTTTGTTTCAAGTTGctgcttttttttttaacatttt from the Humulus lupulus chromosome X, drHumLupu1.1, whole genome shotgun sequence genome contains:
- the LOC133807363 gene encoding uncharacterized protein LOC133807363, with protein sequence MSIRPLDLVTPTETLEIENGLSLVPRLRLNLTVFPASPSVTKPIDEWKVKRTLIDFLKTSLSVPITVPEEDLQIKRFKDLKKRKRDDPLAFGSLFIRDLGFIKKNKDEEEDLKAMEEKFLHWRRYIVDKMDGIDLNIEGLKFNLNVAIPASDDFQGMKKDWEDYFVFGNRGYSRGGKQEPDTVVLRGVPSRWFAEPRVSSKPSMLVTHTIFSTFGKIRNLNVAEDDDLGKDANEDDSDIISGLHCKIVVQFEKYKDFYNTLKVLCCRSLQKEGSRLRADYEVTWDRDGFFQNMRNKTQEKGGIREMAAAHYRSEAPRHQHKQISRISPDDMRRKRFKD